TTTTAAACTAATTAAAACAGTCccttttataaataaatgcGTCTTGGGAACATATTTACGGTTTTTAGTTTTGAGGACGAGATACGTCGAGGTCTTACAagcaaatttattttgtttcagGAGTAAAGACCCGCGATAAGGATCAAGGGACAAAACCACCGCTTACTGAATCATAAACGTGTCATATGAGAATGAAACTTGAGCACATCAGATATGTTGCCACTAAGGTAGTCACTATTTAGGACGATGGTTTGTGGGAAATAGGGGGGAGGTTGGATTATTACTTGgagttttttatttatcatttcagTAAAATGGTCTGAAAATAAACCACTAGTTTGTCTTTTTGATGGCAACTTTACTGGTGGCTGACCTTTTAACTCGTCTACTTGATGAGCCAAAATTAAGCGCGTCCTTGTGCGTTTCTTTGGATCTTGTTGTCTAGCATTGTTCGTAGCCATTACGAAGACATTTCAGTTTGCGCTCGGTGTACTTGAGCCTATTATCGTGTTTGGAGCTGGTTGAGATGAGTATTTTAACATCTATTTCTTAAAATATGACGTTGTGCAATAGATTGCGTACAGTTGTTACTGGTGTTTTTATAGCAAATCATATTACGTTACTAAGAGAATATCCTCTTTACGGTTCACTAAGCCTCAAAATGGTTTTTGTTGAAATACAACTTCCATATCTTTATCGTCAAAGTGAGCTTCGTAATAATTTCCTGTcgtagtattttcatatttagtAAGAGAGAGAAACACTATAATTGAAATCTGGAGTTTGTAGTCGGAAATGCAAAATCGAAGTGTTGTTAACATAGGGAGGGGGAAATGAGTCAATAATCCTGAGGTTAGATGCATAGTTTTGGGTAATCCCAGTAAACTAGTCGATGTTGACTGGATATTTTGTACATTCCAAACCACTACTCATATTTGATGCGAGATTAAACAGTATTAAGGTGGGTAAACGGATGAAGATAACAACTACCAATTTACAACTCAACATATTGGAGGGATATAGGCTAATTGGTTGGGATGCTCAATACTTGGAAAACTGTAACTGAAAACTCAGCGACGTGGTTCACAGTTGATGATAGTAGAATGGATGGACTTCTCGTTATTTATTAGCCTTTTTGGGCTCATGCTTATGATGCTCATTTTGAATAACTAACTACATTACAGAATTTTCTGACGGCTCTGAGAAGAAATATGATTTCATATAGACGGAAAATGTTTATAAGCAAACCAGAAGATTCAAATACGCATAACGTACCTTCATCTGAAGGGGACTGATTGATTATTTTTGTACTTTTTTCAACATCTGAATTGACTTCAATTATGGTACCTGACACTGGAGAGTATACTTCGCTAACAGCCTTGACTGATTCGACAACGGCACATTGATCTACTTTTAGTGGTCATAAAACCAGGAAATACCATTAACATTGACCTTGTCTCCAACAGCAGGTAATTCAACATACACTATATCACCCAGATTCTGTTCAGCATATTTAGAAATTCCTACAGTCCCAACATCACCATTAACTTTGATCCACTCGTGTTTTTGGGTATAGTAGACATCTGCTTTTATTCAAAAAGATATTGACTTACTGGAGGTCAGTTTACAACTTGTGCTGAAAGTTCTACTCAATAGGATGGTTTTTGAAATAAGGGAAGTTGGTCGACCTAATAACACATACATTTCAGTTTTAAAGTTCAGTTCCGTGAGAATACAACCCGACCAAAAATGTAGCGGAGTATATGGGAATATTTAGTTTCTAATAACTAGAAGTGAAAAACGATGATACTTCGAAATGTCAAGAGAtatcaattacaaataaaattctAAAGGCAAAGCCATTGATGAAGTGCAGCAGTCTTGAAGCAACAAGATTAAATCTAGGTACTTGGTGAGTGAAGTATTAATTGTTGGTAATTGCAATTTATGAACGAAAGTTTATTCGACTAACGTCAGATGAATAGTTACCACGCCAAACAAACACTTTTATTGATTATGCTATGGTTTAACAACTCAGATACTTGACACAATAAGCTAGTTCGCAGTTTGAATAGCCCTCATACTCCTGAGGTACAGACAACCCCAATTTGTAGTTTATGGAGTGCCACGAAAATTTGCAAGTAGTTGTCTACCTGCATTGATTTGCAAATGGTGTATTAGCAAGTTCTTTAGAAAGTTTGGTAATTAAGTGAAGTTTTGACGTCCGTTTCGGATTacagcaaggaccgcattcctacaattgaagaacatatggaactcaaaacaactgtcaactaattacaAAATGAGAATCTTTAGTACGAGCGTCAAGactgtcctactgtacggagctgcaacgtagagaactactacatccatcgtcaagaaggtacaagaatttacaaacagttgtttacgcaaaatactcaacattcactggacagataatatcagcaacagcgttttataggagagaataaaccagcttgcagctgaagaggaaattaggaaaagacgttagaggTGGaccggacatacattaaggaaatcatcgaaCTGTATCACgtggcaagccctaacttggaatccggaagggggacggagaagaggaaggccaaagaacacactgcgtcgggaaatagcagatatgaaaaggatgaataacaactggaaagaaataacaaggactgcccaggacagggtcgaatggagaatgctggtgggcggcctatgctccaccacgaggggtaacaggcgtaagttggGACTAAAGGGTTTAGAAGTTGTGGAAAGATGTCTAGTATTTTATCTATATGGTGTGTAAAACCCGCATACATTTTCGTTCGTTCGAGAGCGGGAAGTCTGTTGACCGATTTAAGATGCTTTCATACAGCTGAATGTTTTAGCCTACAACGAGAGCTCTGTTCGAACAAGATGGCAACGATCGATGCTATTGTGGCTAGTGTATTGCCGAAAGAAACGGTATAAATGTAAAGTTTAACGTCCAACGTTTGTTAGATTTGGATCCAGCCTAAAGGTACCTTTTATGCTGGGAGAGTGTGGAGAACCGTATGTGGATCTGGGAAATAATACAACCGGAGAAAAAATGGGCCGAAAACTCAGTAAGCATATAGAATGTGCATACGTTAAATAATGAGAACAATCGACAACAATAAGAAATAAAACATCGTATTAAGAAAACCTGATAATCGAAACTGAGAGTTGGGGTACTTCCATATCCGTCCGCCTTGTCGTCACAACGACCTTGGAAGgcttcaaatggttcaaatggttgtggacggaatagaagaagctttcgcttaatgggcttccgtgtctagtagcagtggatcacgaATACTTCTAGGCAAGAAAGGaagttggtaaatcataataatatgttatccttagtccttaaggaTAGGTCAAGTCGTCTCTCAAAAGACCTCTGGGAAGTCGCTTGAACTATCTCCGCCGGCAGCGAATTctagcatttgacaactcttaaggagtGGAAGTTGTATCCACAGTCCGTTCTGCTGTGTTGTGTCtctagtttctgggtgttacccctaaGGTTTGTGTTTGAGCTAAACTTAAGTAGGTGTTTAAGGGGACgtccagaagtgttaaggatactgtaagccataaggtcacctctaagacgcctacaCTTTAATGGGTAAAGAAAGGTTTAGTGATTGGAGGAgctcttcgtaaggtttgaatttgattCCCCGAAATTATTTCGTGACtcgccgttggatacgttccagagtgttcTTATCCTTTTGGAATGAGGTAGGGAATACAGTGTTTCCGAACAAAACTGTTGAGGATTATGTAGAATTTCCTACCGTCAAACTGACCAAAAACGCCCTTTAATGTTATCAGTACAAGATTTGCTCGAAAGgtatttttgtcacagttaacGTAAGACTTTGAATCGTAGGGTACCAGCAcccctaaatctttttcgactcggtgtacttctagagaggagtttcttAAGTTATaactgtagtctgcaacatgtcgcagatggaccactttataattttaaatgttaaaggcaagtccgttgtcgtctgcccaactttgaagtagAGTCAGATCCCCCGAAGTCCCAGTATGTCCTCTTGgttgcgtatctctctccaaagtttcacaccATCAGCAAAACGTAATAAGTCATACAATACCAGTTGTGGAcgatcgtttatataaatcaagaaaaggTCTTGGTACTGAACCCTGGGTGACCCCAATatgacattccatagcctgagagaaagtgaagttaaccctgaccttaaaatgtcgatttttagatatgaagtgagtcAGTCAATTAGAGGTTGTGTTGATACTCAATCgtttgagcttattgataagacatatatggttgaccctatcaaaagatTTTGAGAAGTCAAGGTAAATGacatcaaccttccccttgTGATCAAGGATGCTTGTCCATCTGTCTACTTGGTTGGTTATATAAGAGTGACCCTTCCTCAAACCATGCCTGTTTTAAAGAGGAGACTGTGTCCGAACTGCTTAGTATTGGTTGAGTAAGTGCAATCTATCATGGTTTTCAGGAGTTCCCATATTTAGGTAATCAGTTTTAGGATCAAAAtcattagtactttaacaaaacattttcatatacatacgattgtacagcttgataataaattcgttgaaaagagatcccttcgctgaacttcgtgttttaaaatcaaatttgttgCGGAGATCCCAAATCAAGTTTCCTCTTCTTTTAAGTGTTCACTTTGGCTTGCTTTTTATTCTGTCACAGTTTTTCTTAGAAATTAGtttagtggtaaataaatccccaaaatgaATAGTTGTGTAAGGTTTCGACAGTGATAAAAACTTCATTAATTTCATTGAATACGCTATTGCAGTCAAGCATTCACACTAAATCGCATCTGAGTATGCTGTGCTTCGCATCTATTACAACAGCGAGTCAGCTTAAATCATATAATTCTTGAAGCTTTCAGTACCTAATTGTAACTTCGAAATCCTTCGTTTATTACTTCTGGTTTCACTGGCTTTAAGATACCGATCATAAAGGTGATGTGAACATCGAAATAAAGAAGCCACGACAAACAACGGAAGCTATTTTCAGGTCGTTATTTAGCTTCATTTATAGTCTGTAAAATATTAACATTTGGTTTCATCCCTGGGTTATTCTACAAACCAGAAACTTTCGTTTGATATATGACTGACTGTCATACctttttctgttccaaagctattgtaactAAAActtaaccttttgtactctatttacCTACTCTAATACCCAGTTTggaaataattgtatttttctaattaattGCGCGGTGTGGTcatgttagtcatctatttatttgttaGTCTCTTTACACGAGTCGGGAATCAGGAATAAATCTAGTAGTGTTCGAGATGAATCTTCTCTCGGTCTCTTGCTTGTCAGACAATCAGGCGACATAGTAGTTTCTTGTCTCTCCTCACAAGGCCGTTAACCTCAATTGAAGCTCATATATCTCTAGCCTGAAGTTTGAACCAACAAGCATATCATGTCAAAGCTTGACCTAAATCGAGACACATTCTGTCCCGTATATTACTGGGTAGATGGATCAATGACGTAACGAAAGGTGTTACAGACAAAAGAATTGTCAAATACTGAATATGCACGATCGCTTTAGTAGTAAGTTTGATGTGATCCAGTACGCCAAGCGATGAACTGTTAGTCTGTTCCATATCGTACCACTTCATATATTCCTGTATATTGTGATAATATTTTTATGTTCTCAAATTTTCTTACATATTTGTAACATTTATTCTTATTATCTCGAAGTAAACGTGAAAACTATTACAGAATGAGACTCCCACACCCCCAACTTTCTGTTCACATTATCCTGGACTGCTAATATCACTCATTTTCTTAGTCTTCAGGATAACTGCAGACTACGAAGAACTCCCCAAAGAGGTCTATCATGCAAAATAATTTGCTTCTAGACCACAAGAGGCCGTAATTGGTTGAACAGTGCTTATTGTAACTCATCtggaaattgcaggaaaccctgcagtTTCCAAAAATATAAATCTCCCATCATGACAACCCCTCCGAGTAACTCCCCTACTGACAAGTGACTACAAAAGCCGACAAGCATAGTTGTTTGTTATATATCATTGATGTGGTGACGAAGTTTCTCAGGAGTGAGCGTTCTTCTCATGAATACTAAGGAGTGTTTACAAAACCCAGGTTTTAATTGACAAGAGCCGAATGGAAAAGCCATTGTTACCTACAGTAAAACGTGCATTTACTTAAGTGAGTTTGTGGGAGCCCATTTATTAGATTTTCGTTGTTGTAGACGCCTAAATGTCAATCGTTTGCATAAACCTGTGCAGTACTACAACCTACTCATCAAACCAAGTTAACGGAGGTTAGTAGGTAGAATTACTAAATTACATTTTTATGGAGCTTCATTTTCTGGTTGTAGGTTATGCATTATCAGGGTTAAAAGTATAATCTATCAGTACTGCTATCCATACTCGTCAAGTGTTTCGAAATATACGAAACTGGAAAGAAATTACCGCATGTACTCATCAATTGCACACATTACATCACGACTACGGATCAACCTATATACTCGACAGCGCGCCTGTTAGCTTCTGTGAGGGTTATTGCGGGAATTTTTACAACATGTGGGCCGCCATACAGGGTGTCCGTTTGTAGGTTTGTTGAGTGTTTGCGGTCGGCCACACTAGTTAAAAGGTATTTGCAAAAAGTGGATGACAAAAAGCAACAAACCATGTCGATTCACATGGTTTATGCTTGGTTTTAACTATATTTGTAATCTGAACACGAGGCAGTGAGAGATCTTGCTAAAGTGTATGTTGCAGGTAgtagcaaataataataataatttctcaaataacagattgttacatgaggcatgccggtttgcaggcaagatcaaattgttaaagaagttacaattttcactgttgaaaattactcagctgggttgatatttcataagatattaatgtaaatggatttcgtaagaaatatgtcaatatcacacttggcgcactttatgaaggtagcgttgcaacaaaCAGCTGATGGCCGAGAAtggatacatgcgaagttgggggcttttagaagcttcgaccttatgtccctccggaatatctgaggcttcaataacggtgtaggacgaagtcacccatgccatatctgttttcggtgggaTATCTCCagggggctgaaaaaggtgtaagaaaaaggaagaaggaaaagcagagcacacaatattcatgtagGAATAGTTAAGATATAACCACTtggtctatttgtctgttactgaagtacttattaggtaagagcatactaatttgttaaagaaaaataagtatgaacaaggtatgagtggataaggaactgtataaatgaaggtagttcagaaagaagtatggaattgtgtaattataaaatgaagTGCTGAAAAcggtattccgatacaaatgactgtctccctttttttcgaagctgtttgaactctcgtttttgtttttagattttatagggtatggagtgggcttcgtttttaaccaattgtctagtttgcttgtaataggtcTACTCGGTAGGAcatggaaccaattcagctttttttaacatgatttaaagaggtattttgcatgaataagtttgcctcaataccgttggttcgtgacatcccattacacataaggagccgtaatttaacatgttctgccctatagacatgggtggattgaagttatttCCCCACCATCGTGTTGGCTGgttagtaacgccaccctccctccttttatgatgttaggctctcttacgtttgtggtcagtatgaatattgctttaatcaaggaccatagttggaatacactgtctctacaagttccatgttataagcaaatcagatggtaaaagcattggtattatgggttagatatccatttaatatatagtactgctatgaagataactaatggtaagggttataagagacaagttagattatatgtggttaagagatggtaaggactaatagcaaaccagaggatatTAAAGAGAATATTGtgaaattttcagggtaaggaaAATACAACATTGAACAACGTAGTTCTATATAGGTATTAGTGCACTTATATAAGCCACTAGAACAATAGACCTCACCCAATATTGAGCTGTTGCCATGAAATGCCTACGCAAAAAGTACAATCATACGTTTAAAGAGCGTCATCGCCTATACTGACTGATCCTATTGCGACAGCCAGTAATGTTCCCTTCAGGAACTATTGCGGAATACATTGACAACAacgaaataataatatattcaataTGAAAAGCAAGAGGTTACATGGAGTGTCCATGCCTTCATGACTGGGCTTCAACACCCATTGCATTTCACGGCGTCAGCGTTACGAAGGATGCGGTAGAGTCAGTAGACGGGCAGTAACGTCACGATACTATGATTACACTATCACACTGGATAAAGTCCTTTCGAAACAACGTGCGATGAAGACTGTACGTTTTTATTGGAGCAATACAAATGATACGTCTACATTACTAATAAATACTGCTAGATAATTGAATTGATATCACCCCACACTCTGCGCAATAAGGAAAACAATTTAATGAAAAATTCAGATGACGTCTGAGTGCTTTTCTCTACGCTGTTGAGCATCAATCCTTTCCGACCACTAAGTAAGTATGTTTAAAAGGAAAAGAAGGGACGAAAAGGATATTTAGTGTATCGAGGGACAATAAGGGGACTTCTGAACCGGATCGTAGTTGCACTTCAGTGGAGGTTTACTGGTAGTGTGTTCCACATGGTTGTGTAGCGAATAACGAAGAAATTCCAGCATAAGTTAGTGTAATTTCTCGGGATCGCTAGAATGTTTTCCTTATTGCGCAGAGTGTGGGGTGATATCAAAGAGTACAAAGGGGTGGGTGCCGAAGAATAAGAAATCCCCTTTTATAAGCCAGTAGATAAAGATGACGTTTACTTTGATATGCCTGATCTGGGGAGGTTCTAacttgagttgttgacatctttgctGGTAATCCTTGTTGCCACAATGTCCCAAAACAGCCTGAGCGAACCTTCTCTGAACACAT
This genomic interval from Schistosoma mansoni strain Puerto Rico chromosome W, complete genome contains the following:
- a CDS encoding putative glycine cleavage system H protein; this encodes MEDQCAVVESVKAVSEVYSPVSGTIIEVNSDVEKSTKIINQSPSDEVFLSLTKYENTTTGNYYEAHFDDKDMEVVFQQKPF